From one Pempheris klunzingeri isolate RE-2024b chromosome 9, fPemKlu1.hap1, whole genome shotgun sequence genomic stretch:
- the ccdc85b gene encoding coiled-coil domain-containing protein 85B: MGSDGEIINRELSKMSDEDLLACSKEELVSRLRKEESDKISALIQRGRLIKEVNKQLQGHLLEIRELKVINQRLQEENVELRDLCCFLDDDRLKVKKLAREWQLFGHHAAKVMREDLGGYLKKLADLERMQDGLVKENLDLKELCLVLEEECVSRSDSSPGGSTELNLPCMVARDLGDGSSSTGSVGSPDQLHLVCSPDD, from the coding sequence ATGGGTAGCGACGGCGAGATAATAAATAGAGAGCTGTCAAAGATGTCTGACGAGGATTTGCTGGCGTGCTCCAAAGAGGAGCTGGTGAGCCGGCTGCGTAAAGAGGAGTCGGATAAAATATCAGCTCTCATCCAGCGAGGACGGCTGATAAAAGAGGTAAATAAACAGCTGCAGGGACACCTCCTTGAAATCAGGGAACTGAAAGTCATCAATCAGCGCCTGCAGGAGGAAAACGTGGAGCTGCGGGACCTGTGCTGCTTCCTGGACGACGACCGGCTCAAAGTGAAGAAGCTGGCCAGGGAATGGCAGCTGTTCGGGCATCACGCAGCCAAAGTGATGCGGGAGGACCTGGGCGGCTACTTGAAAAAGCTCGCCGACCTGGAGCGCATGCAGGACGGGCTGGTGAAGGAGAATTTGGACCTGAAAGAGCTGTGTCTGGTCCTGGAGGAGGAGTGTGTCAGCAGGAGTGACTCCAGCCCCGGAGGGTCCACCGAGCTCAACCTGCCCTGCATGGTGGCCCGGGACCTGGGGGACGGCAGCTCAAGCACAGGCAGCGTGGGAAGCCCAGACCAGCTTCACCTGGTGTGCTCACCTGACGACTGA